Within the Pseudomonas orientalis genome, the region CATGTCGGCGAACACCGCCATCCACATGGTCGCCATGCCGAGGAACGTGACCGCCAGGAAAATCGCCTTGATCACCAGCGCCAGGGCGATGTTCTGCTTGAGGATACTCGACGTTTGCCTGGAGAGCCGGATGAATGCGGGAATCTTGCGCAGGTCATCGTCCATCAATGCCACGTCGGCGGTCTCGATGGCGGTGTCGGTGCCCGCCGCAGCCATGGCGAAGCCGATTTCGGCACGGGCCAGGGCCGGCGCGTCGTTGATGCCGTCGCCGACCATGCCGACGCGGTAGCCCTGGCCGTAGAGCGTTTCAATCGCTTGCAGCTTGTCGGTGGGCAACAAGTCGCCTCGGGCCTGATCAATACCGACCTGAGCCGCAATCGCCTGGGCGGTGTGGGTGTTATCGCCGGTCAGCATCAAGGTCTTGACGCCCAGGTCGTGCAGTTGCCGGATGGCTTCGCGGCTGCTGTCCTTGACGGTGTCGGCCACCGCGAACAAGGCCAGCGGGCCGGACTTGTCGAGCAGCAACACCACGGACTTGCCCTGTTTTTCCAGGGCGAAGAGTTTCTCCTCCAGCGCCGGCGAGCACAGCCCGAGGTCTTCCACCAGACGGTGGTTGCCCAGATGGTAGGTTTCGCCGTTGATGTCACCGCGCACACCACGCCCGGGCAATGCCTCGAAGTTATCCACAACGTGGGACGGCAGGTTTTTATCCACCGCCGCGTTGGCGATGGCCAGGGACACCGGGTGGTCGGAACGCCCCGCCAGACTCGCGGCCAGGGCCGGCGCGCTGTCCTGCACGGTGTCGAACAGCGGCACATAGTCGGTTTGCACCGGCTTGCCGTGGGTGATGGTGCCGGTCTTGTCCAGGGCCAGGTAGTCGAGCTTGTAACCGCCCTCCAGGTACACGCCGCCCTTGATCAGGATGCCTTTGCGCGCCGCCGCCGCAAGGCCGCTGACGATGGTCACCGGGGTGGAAATCACCAGGGCGCACGGGCACGCGACCACCAGCAACACCAGGGCGCGGTAGATCCAGTCGAACCAGACGCCCGCCATGAACAGCGGCGGAATGACCGCCACACCCAAGGCAAAAAGGAACACCGCCGGGGTGTAGATTTTCGAGAAGCTGTCGACAAAACGCTGGGTCGGTGCCCGAGCGCCCTGGGCCTGCTCCACCGCGTGGATGATCCGCGCCAGGGTGGAGTTGTTGGCCGCTGCGGTCACTTTGTATTCCAGGGAGCCGGCCTGGTTGATGGTACCGGCGAAGACTTTATCGCCCACGGTCTTTTCAATCGGAAGGCTTTCACCGGTGATCGGTGCCTGGTCGATGGTGGATTGACCAGCAGTCACCTCGCCGTCCAGGCCAATGCGCTCGCCGGGCTTGACCCGCACAATGGCGCCAAGATCGATGCTTTTGACCTCCTGTTCCACCCAGGAACCATCAGCCTGCCGCACCGTGGCCTGTTCCGGGGTCATCTGCATCAAGCCGCTGATGGCATTGCGCGCACGGTCCAGGGACTTGGCTTCGATCAACTCGGCCACCGTAAACAGGAACATCACCATTGCCGCTTCCGGCCACTGGCCAATCAGCACCGCGCCGGTCACCGCGATGCTCATCAGTGCATTGATGTTCAGGTTGAGGTTTTTCAGGGCAATCCAGCCCTTTTTGTA harbors:
- a CDS encoding heavy metal translocating P-type ATPase, with amino-acid sequence MSDSLHTPHKHDHDHDHGEHTLKPVHDHGGACCSGAPAPARVKLSDAPTAGSRLSTFRIEAMDCPTEQTLIQNKLGKLAGVQQLEFNLINRILGVTHDLPSTAPIIEAIKSIGMQADPIEEGTPAAAPPAKKHWWPLAVSGVGALGAEVLHFSGIAPTWVIALVALVSILSGGLTTYKKGWIALKNLNLNINALMSIAVTGAVLIGQWPEAAMVMFLFTVAELIEAKSLDRARNAISGLMQMTPEQATVRQADGSWVEQEVKSIDLGAIVRVKPGERIGLDGEVTAGQSTIDQAPITGESLPIEKTVGDKVFAGTINQAGSLEYKVTAAANNSTLARIIHAVEQAQGARAPTQRFVDSFSKIYTPAVFLFALGVAVIPPLFMAGVWFDWIYRALVLLVVACPCALVISTPVTIVSGLAAAARKGILIKGGVYLEGGYKLDYLALDKTGTITHGKPVQTDYVPLFDTVQDSAPALAASLAGRSDHPVSLAIANAAVDKNLPSHVVDNFEALPGRGVRGDINGETYHLGNHRLVEDLGLCSPALEEKLFALEKQGKSVVLLLDKSGPLALFAVADTVKDSSREAIRQLHDLGVKTLMLTGDNTHTAQAIAAQVGIDQARGDLLPTDKLQAIETLYGQGYRVGMVGDGINDAPALARAEIGFAMAAAGTDTAIETADVALMDDDLRKIPAFIRLSRQTSSILKQNIALALVIKAIFLAVTFLGMATMWMAVFADMGVSLLVVFNGLRLLRK